A single region of the Lotus japonicus ecotype B-129 chromosome 4, LjGifu_v1.2 genome encodes:
- the LOC130709874 gene encoding protein ASPARTIC PROTEASE IN GUARD CELL 1-like → MPLILNNNSSFILMNLAFTILIFSLNFLPHDAANITAATTTSPEFSTSVLNVTTALNQVHHVLSLKPSFHLHQNHEQQQQQTQHTLSPSSSSSFSFQLHPRESLFNAHHHNYRSLVLTRLRRDSARVSWITSHLNKSNLRPEHLSAPVTSGVSQGTGEYFARIGVGQPTQHFYIVPDTGSDINWIQCKPCNQCYKQSDPIFDPSTSSSYALVPCKAKQCKDSELTGCYKNGCEYDVFYGDGSFSSGVLVTETLSLGKNGSVKRVPIGCGHLNHGTFAGAAGILGLGRGALSFQAHIKASSFSYCLVYRDTNKSSTLEFNSPRPGDSVTAPLLSNPKLKTFYYVGVTGVSVGGRRVSIPSSTFAIKPSGMGGIIVDSGTTVTRLPTPAFNAMRDAFVELTRHLRRAKGFLILDTCYDFSSVTVATVPTVSFELSGGGSWRLPVLGYLIPVDDKGTFCFAFAPSVEPVSIIGNVQQQGTRVSFDLVNSVIGFSTDKCS, encoded by the coding sequence CAACAACTCATCCTTTATTCTCATGAACCTTGCCTTCACAATTCTGATCTTCTCCCTTAATTTTCTTCCTCATGATGCTGCTAACATTACTGCAGCAACAACAACTTCCCCTGAATTCTCCACCTCTGTTCTCAACGTCACAACAGCACTCAACCAAGTCCACCATGTCCTCTCCCTTAAACCCTCTTTCCACCTCCACCAAAAccatgaacaacaacaacaacaaacgcaACACACCctatctccttcttcctcctcttccttcTCATTCCAATTGCACCCCAGAGAATCTCTCTTCAATGCCCATCACCACAACTACCGCAGCTTAGTCCTCACTCGGCTCAGACGTGACTCAGCCCGTGTCAGCTGGATCACCTCCCATCTAAACAAATCGAACCTCCGACCCGAACACCTATCAGCACCGGTGACCTCCGGCGTCTCACAGGGAACCGGCGAGTACTTTGCCAGAATCGGAGTAGGCCAACCCACGCAACACTTCTACATAGTTCCCGACACAGGAAGCGACATCAACTGGATCCAGTGCAAGCCCTGCAACCAATGCTACAAACAATCCGACCCGATTTTCGACCCGTCTACATCATCTTCCTACGCTCTCGTCCCCTGCAAGGCAAAACAGTGTAAGGACTCTGAATTGACGGGTTGTTATAAGAACGGGTGCGAGTACGACGTGTTTTACGGTGATGGGTCGTTTTCAAGCGGGGTTCTCGTGACGGAAACGTTGTCGCTGGGAAAGAACGGGTCGGTCAAACGGGTCCCGATAGGTTGCGGGCACTTGAACCATGGCACGTTCGCCGGTGCGGCGGGGATACTCGGATTGGGTCGTGGGGCTTTGTCTTTCCAGGCCCATATCAAAGCGTCGTCGTTTTCGTATTGCTTGGTGTACCGCGACACGAACAAATCGTCGACGCTTGAGTTCAACTCGCCCCGACCCGGAGACTCAGTGACTGCTCCGTTGCTGAGTAACCCGAAGCTTAAAACGTTCTACTACGTAGGGGTTACCGGAGTTAGCGTCGGAGGGAGGAGGGTCTCTATTCCGTCGTCGACGTTCGCTATTAAACCGTCGGGGATGGGAGGAATCATCGTGGACTCGGGCACCACCGTGACTCGGTTGCCGACTCCGGCGTTCAACGCGATGCGCGACGCGTTCGTGGAGTTGACTCGGCACTTGCGACGCGCCAAGGGATTCTTGATACTAGACACGTGCTATGATTTTTCATCGGTGACTGTGGCGACGGTGCCTACGGTGTCGTTTGAGTTGAGCGGTGGCGGGTCGTGGAGGTTGCCAGTGTTGGGGTATCTGATTCCGGTGGATGATAAGGGAACTTTCTGCTTTGCTTTCGCCCCATCTGTGGAGCCGGTATCGATCATAGGGAACGTGCAACAGCAAGGGACACGTGTCAGCTTTGATCTTGTGAATTCTGTTATTGGTTTCTCTACTGATAAGTGTAGCTAG
- the LOC130713462 gene encoding uncharacterized protein LOC130713462, whose protein sequence is MDKGPNNKGQHEEARLKRKLILEEKRRKRMAFSQRNEQILLRAHHDIENHMSIETNSMKADRECSLRALHSTPLTDISSAILNKANDSVVTPDITSSSKSNRWSQPSNQVKHVQRNAVDINLLGVNLFTKFSKFNDNINNIVDAENSTMERKKRPQQRKTTSSVKQSLMSDTHLIRETHVCDQEPQIPETSHCHPVDDDDSSSDEEYGLQDELWHVDGKVILLQRFNKFNVLLD, encoded by the exons ATGGACAAAGGACCAAATAACAAAGGTCAACATGAGGAAGCACGTTTGAAAAGGAAGTTAATATtagaggagaagagaagaaaaagaatggcATTTAGTCAACGTAATGAACAAATCTTGCTTCGGGCTCATCATG atatTGAAAATCATATGTCAATCGAGACTAATTCTATGAAGGCAGATAGAGAATGTTCCCTAAGAGCACTGCATAGTACACCTTTAACAGATATCTCATCCGCGATTCTTAACAAGGCAAATGATAGTGTTGTCACTCCCGATATAACTTCAAGTTCTAAATCCAATAGATGGAGTCAACCAAGCAATCAGGTCAAGCATGTGCAAAGAAATGCAGTTGACATTAATTTGTTGGGTGTCAACCTTTTTACCAAGTTCTCTAAATTCAATGACAACATCAACAATATAGTAGATGCAGAAAATTCTACTatggagagaaagaaaaggCCTCAACAAAGAAAAACAACCTCAAGTGTGAAGCAATCATTGATGTCAGATACACATTTAATAAGAGAAACACATGTGTGTGATCAAGAACCACAGATCCCTGAGACTTCTCATTGTCATCCAGTTGATG ATGATGATTCAAGTTCTGATGAAGAATACGGTCTTCAAGACGAACTTTGGCACGTTGATGGTAAAGTCATTCTTTTACAGcgatttaataaatttaatgtaTTATTAGACTGA
- the LOC130713461 gene encoding F-box/kelch-repeat protein At3g06240-like — protein MEAPIPSFKSHSKKFQICGHSNGIVCLSTDDHARVLLYNPLTREFRDLPNDGEWLGVWYSSPSDVAVGMGYDSSINDFKVIRIRETGRMTWAEQYTLGLNTNSWTVMPNSNSELFDFDSDSFALCFNRTFYWWAWYFEGSSFVIVALNMDDDGVFQIVPKPPRACIGEPHDRSLTVWNDSISLVCYNYDFDVDIWVMDGFCSWKPMRTIKHLTKVPKPLVFWKGNELLMEMVSWGEIKSYNVDTKEIKDVLQTDGLISDFQAVNYVASLVQLKGEYL, from the coding sequence ATGGAAGCCCCGATACCTTCATTCAAATCTCAttcaaaaaaattccaaatttGTGGTCACTCTAATGGTATAGTGTGCTTGTCCACCGATGATCATGCGCGGGTTCTTTTGTATAACCCATTAACCAGAGAATTTAGAGACCTTCCTAACGATGGTGAGTGGTTGGGAGTTTGGTATTCATCACCTTCAGATGTAGCAGTTGGAATGGGGTATGATTCTTCCATTAATGATTTTAAGGTTATAAGGATTCGGGAAACTGGTAGAATGACTTGGGCTGAGCAATatactttaggcttaaatacaaATTCATGGACAGTGATGCCTAATAGCAATTCTGAGCTTTTTGATTTTGATAGTGATAGTTTTGCACTGTGCTTTAATAGAACTTTCTACTGGTGGGCTTGGTACTTTGAAGGCAGTTCCTTTGTTATTGTGGCATTGAATATGGATGATGATGGGGTTTTCCAAATTGTGCCAAAGCCACCACGTGCTTGTATTGGTGAACCTCATGATAGATCTCTAACTGTGTGGAATGACTCCATCTCACTGGTTTGCTATAATTATGATTTCGATGTTGACATATGGGTGATGGATGGGTTTTGTTCTTGGAAGCCCATGAGAACTATAAAACATCTAACGAAAGTACCTAAACCTTTGGTTTTCTGGAAGGGGAATGAACTTCTTATGGAGATGGTGTCTTGGGGAGAAATCAAGTCCTACAATGTTGATACAAAAGAAATTAAGGATGTCCTGCAGACAGATGGATTAATCTCAGATTTTCAAGCTGTAAATTATGTGGCAAGTCTAGTTCAACTTAAAGGAGAGTACCTTTGA
- the LOC130713614 gene encoding sugar transport protein 14-like, whose product MAGGGIADGGPRKRAHLYTHKFTPYCAVNCFFGSLGGFLFGYNLRVSDGVTSRDDFLQEFFPTVLERKNMHLKETDYCKFHDQVLTLFTSSLYFSALFTTFFASYLTRKKGRKASIIVAAHGFLVGAILSTCAKSIATLIIARILLGVGIGFGNQAIPLYLSEMAPAKTRGAVNQLFQLTTCAGILIASLMNYSTETIYPGGWRISMGFAAFPAMIMLKGGILCAETPNSLVEQGWLEEARRVLENVRGTKNVDAEFEDLKDASEQARAITSPFRTLLQRKYTPQLVIGALGIPAFQQLTGNNSILFLAPVIFQSLGFGNNAALFLSFITIGALLVATVISMFLVDKFGRRKFFMEAGFEMICCMICIAVVLALEFGHGKELSKGVSTFLVVVIFLFVLAYGRSWGPLGWLVPSELFPLEIRSAGQSIVVCVNMIFTALVAQLFLVSLCHLKYGIFLLFGGLIVVMSCFIFFLLPETKQVPIEEIYLLFEDHWFWKKIVRTDQDLKHQMGSQQTDQDLEHQMECQQLFNIPNKID is encoded by the exons ATGGCTGGTGGAGGAATAGCAGATGGAGGGCCAAGGAAAAGGGCTCATCTTTATACGCACAAGTTCACTCCCTATTGCGCTGTCAATTGCTTCTTTGGATCTCTTGGTGGCTTTCTTTTCGGTTATAATCTCCGTGTTTCAG ATGGGGTGACTTCAAGGGATGATTTCCTCCAGGAATTCTTCCCAACAGTGTTGGAGAGGAAGAACATGCATCTGAAGGAGACTGATTATTGTAAATTTCATGATCAAGTTCTGACACTGTTTACATCATCACTTTATTTCTCAGCACTTTTCACAACATTCTTTGCATCCTACTTAACAAGAAAGAAGGGCAGAAAGGCCAGTATCATAGTGGCAGCACATGGCTTCTTGGTTGGAGCTATCCTCAGTACATGTGCAAAGAGCATTGCAACGCTGATCATTGCTAGGATCCTTCTTGGTGTAGGCATTGGATTTGGCAACCAA GCTATTCCTTTGTACCTATCTGAAATGGCTCCAGCTAAAACCCGTGGAGCTGTGAACCAACTGTTTCAGTTGACAACCTGTGCTGGAATTCTAATAGCAAGCCTCATGAATTATTCCACTGAAACAATCTACCCCGGTGGATGGAGAATATCAATGGGTTTTGCAGCTTTTCCAGCAATGATTATGCTTAAGGGAGGTATTCTTTGTGCTGAGACGCCTAACAGCCTTGTGGAACAAGGATGGTTAGAGGAAGCAAGGAGGGTATTGGAGAACGTTAGAGGAACCAAGAATGTTGATGCTGAATTTGAAGATCTTAAGGATGCAAGTGAACAAGCAAGAGCCATCACTAGTCCATTTAGGACACTCCTTCAGAGGAAGTACACGCCTCAACTAGTAATAGGTGCCTTGGGAATTCCAGCATTCCAGCAACTAACTGGGAACAATTCCATCCTCTTCCTTGCCCCTGTCATTTTCCAGAGTCTTGGATTTGGTAACAATGCAGCTCTCTTTTTATCTTTCATTACCATTGGAGCTCTACTTGTTGCCACTGTGATCTCCATGTTTTTAGTTGACAAGTTTGGTAGAAGAAAATTCTTTATGGAAGCTGGTTTTGAAATGATATGCTGCATG ATTTGTATTGCTGTGGTTTTGGCTCTGGAGTTTGGACATGGTAAAGAGCTCTCTAAAGGAGTCAGTACCTTCCTTGTTGTGGTGATTTTCTTGTTTGTGTTGGCATATGGAAGATCTTGGGGTCCCCTAGGGTGGTTGGTTCCAAGTGAGCTGTTTCCATTGGAGATAAGGTCAGCTGGACAGAGTATTGTGGTCTGTGTCAACATGATCTTCACTGCTCTTGTTGCACAATTGTTTCTCGTGTCACTCTGTCACCTCAAATATGGGATCTTTTTGCTGTTTGGTGGCTTAATTGTGGTCATGAGTTGctttatcttcttccttttGCCGGAAACAAAACAAGTTCCGATCGAGGAGATTTATCTTCTTTTTGAAGACCACTGGTTCTGGAAGAAAATTGTGAGGACAGACCAAGATCTTAAGCATCAAATGGGAAGCCAACAAACAGACCAAGATCTTGAGCATCAAATGGAATGCCAACAACTTTTTAACATTCCCAACAAGATAGATTGA
- the LOC130713463 gene encoding uncharacterized protein LOC130713463, translated as MARKTSLIAEVDDSKETWKLGVRITNLWVVEKSSKVNAMEMIFMDQKGGKITAVVKKFDIDKWKSMLKEDNTYIVQNFEVNHNDGQFRTSNHPYKLVFMKGTIVQARQIPEIPHNIYHFTPFDDILAGGASTEVLVDVIGELSDVVQIQKESVPKRVVLVLKDESFLETHVEGHVVILLSLAKIKETNGKYPTTIQNSMYCSKLFIDEPLAEIQEYKNRLGSICVNESYSQKMSQFSSCSQFTSEEKFVQNDIVKSLSQLNEVQKECYVVTVAKIDKMCVGNGWSYEACFKCNRKADCSSLPFTCPKCGKKNTETVPRFRVEVMVSYNNNSSKFVLWDRECIQLVKQTAIDLKKQLLDEGEFDAMVVPEPIDCILGKLFAFKVKVQPGYKQFSVTGVSDNEKTIESIRDKLQVDEDSLMSKKGKSISSFLKEDDAYEIQSLSATADSDTTSIGHCTPAKRLSKDTLDDDFACQDLPSVQLSSSKVTKHIKTE; from the exons ATGGCACGTAAGACTAGCTTGATTGCTGAAGTTGATGATTCAAAAGAAACATGGAAATTGGGAGTAAGAATAACTAATCTTTGGGTTGTTGAGAAGTCATCGAAAGTGAATGCTATGGAAATGATATTTATGGATCAAAAG GGAGGAAAAATTACAGCTGTAGTGAAAAAATTCGATATTGACAAGTGGAAGTCAATGCTTAAGGAGGACAACACTTATATTGTTCAAAACTTTGAGGTTAACCACAATGATGGTCAATTTAGGACTTCAAATCATCCTTACAAATTAGTTTTCATGAAAGGGACAATAGTGCAAGCGCGTCAAATTCCTGAAATACCTCATAATATTTATCACTTCACTCCCTTTGATGACATCTTAGCGGGAGGTGCATCTACTGAAGTGTTAGTAG ATGTGATCGGTGAATTGTCAGATGTCGTACAAATTCAAAAAGAGAGTGTGCCAAAAAGGGTGGTATTGGTCTTAAAGGATGAAAG TTTTCTGGAAACACATGTAGAAGGTCATGTTGTCATATTGCTTTCTCTTGCAAAGATAAAAGAGACAAATG GGAAATATCCAACAACCATCCAAAACTCAATGTATTGTTCGAAATTGTTCATTGATGAACCTCTTGCGGAGATTCAGGAGTATAAAAATAG GTTGGGCTCAATATGTGTCAATGAATCTTACAGTCAAAAAATGTCTCAATTCTCTTCATGCTCTCAATTTACAAGTGAAGAGAAATTTGTGCAAAATGATATTGTTAAAAGTTTGTCTCAGCTTAATGAGGTTCAGAAG GAATGCTATGTAGTAACTGTTGCCAAAATAGATAAAATGTGTGTTGGAAATGGTTGGAGCTATGAAGCATGCTTTAAGTGCAATAGGAAGGCAGATTGTTCAAGTCTACCATTCACTTGTCCAAAATGTGGGAAAAAAAACACTGAAACAGTTCCAAG ATTTAGGGTTGAAGTTATGGTATCCTATAACAATAATAGTTCAAAATTTGTGCTGTGGGATCGAGAGTGTATCCAATTAGTGAAGCAAACTGCTATTGATCTTAAGAAGCAACTTCTTGAT GAAGGTGAATTTGATGCAATGGTTGTTCCAGAACCAATTGATTGCATTCTTGGAAAACTGTTTGCCTTTAAAGTTAAGGTTCAACCCGGCTACAAACAGTTTTCTGTCACAGGAGTTTCTGATAATGAAAAGACCATTGAAAGCATAAGGGACAAATTGCAAGTTGATGAG GATTCCCTAATGAGCAAGAAAGGGAAATCAATTAGCTCCTTCCTCAAAGAAGATGATGCATATGAGATT CAATCATTGTCTGCAACAGCTGATTCTGATACTACATCAATAGGACATTGTACTCCTGCTAAGAGATTGTCAAAGGATACACTAGATGATGATTTTGCATGCCAAGATTTGCCTTCTGTTCAACTCTCTTCTTCAAAAGTCACAAAGCACATCAAAACTGAATGA
- the LOC130713954 gene encoding uncharacterized protein LOC130713954, which produces MALSSTDDDSSSYEEYVIEDDLGRDIGTSNTRYADIGNPDFECRHCGAYMWYQERTQKDKKTKNPKFKKCCGDGKIQLPLLKSPPNVLKHLMFDCDSPDSKNFQQHIRAYNMMFAFTSPGAKLDTSINDGKGPPTIRIQGQTCHLIGSLLPKPGDSPKFAQLYIYDTENEVQNRLSTFRNQDHLKPEIMRRLSAMLDHDNAYAKSFRMAKERFKASHIHDCKLKLISDRATDGRIYNLPSVSEVAALIVGDVDVGSNRDIILEWQSGKLKRINELYPGYLGLQYPLLFPYGEDGYRHDVLHRNRPGSKKSKRNKVTIREWISFRLQMRRDEGQTLLRARRLFQQFIVDAYTMMESDRLSYIRNHQKELRVDKYSSLQTSQVDHTQNQGSNRGKRIILPSTFVGGRRFMDQLYFDGMAICSVVGFPDLFLTFTCNPNWPEIKRLLKPMKLTAQDRPDIVSRVFKIKFEELMTDLKKGKIFGRVLAYIYTIEFQKRGLPHAHILVFLHPDNKYPNPEDIDKIISAEITNQEHERELYQIVSSHMIHGPCGSANKSSPCMKNGKCSKYFPKQYQSGTIVDKDGYPIYRRRNNSNTVEKGGIILDNRYVVPYNPTLLLKYQTHMNVEWCNQSTSIKYLFKYINKGYDRITAAIVPTKDQNGNQVDVIDEIKQYLDCRYISSCEACWRVLAFPIHGRSPAVERCYFHLPGEHCVYFNDDDDIGSVLSKATVKESMFTSWLNANKIYHEGRNLTYAQFVSKFVYKAKKRCWQLRKRGYTVGRLNWVPPISGELFYLRMMLAVVKGPCSYEDIRTVGDILHPTFREACFAMGFLEDDREYIAAIKEAKDWGPGHYLRKLFLRLLISNSITRPEKVWQQTWQWLSEDVLYQQRKLSNIQDLQLSDNELQNITLMLIEELLQSNRRSLKDFPSMPYPQGYVTNRLGNKLIYAERDYDTTKLNEEFQNYFKSLTDEQRTIFDTIMKAVSDEQGGMYFLYGHGGTGKTFMWKTLASALRAKGDIVLTVASSRIASLLMPGGRTAHSKFAIPVPTSENSTCNIHQGSELAGLLKVAKLIIWDEAPMSHKFCFEALDKSLRDIMNCSNNVNAPFAGKVIVFGGDFRQILPVIPKGSRSDIVNATINASYLWDYCHVLKLTKNMRLQNDPNNLNANELQQFSQWLLDVGDGKLGEPNDGYATIEIPESFLIVNFDDPICAIVQSTYPYLARNYLKEEYLNSRAILASTIEVVDKLNDYVLSLIPGNEREYLSSNSIDKSEALQNPILQTLTPEFLNSLRTSGLPNHKIKLKIGTPIMLMRNLDQCEGLCNGTRMIVTHLSDHVIGAKEISGKNKGVVTYITRMCMSPSQSPWPFKLVRRQFPIIVSYAMTINKSQGQSLANVGVYLPKPVFSHGQLYVAFSRVQSKQGLKILIHDSEGKPLNTTTNVVFKEVFQNLQ; this is translated from the exons ATGGCGCTATCTAGCACAG ATGATGATTCAAGttcttatgaagaatatgtTATTGAAGATGATCTTGGGCGAGATATTGGGACATCTAATACAA GATATGCTGATATTGGAAATCCTGACTTTGAATGTCGGCATTGTGGAGCATATATGTGGTACCAAGAAAGAACTCAAAAAGACAAAAAGACAAAGAACCCCAAATTTAAAAAGTGTTGTGGTGATGGGAAGATTCAACTTCCACTTTTGAAAAGCCCCCCAAATGTGTTGAAGCATCTTATGTTTGATTGTGATTCCCCTGATAGCAAGAATTTTCAACAGCATATACGTGCATATAACATGATGTTTGCTTTCACATCACCTGGAGCAAAACTAGATACGTCAATAAATGATGGCAAAGGGCCGCCTACCATTAGAATACAAGGACAAACATGTCATCTGATTGGTAGCCTATTGCCTAAGCCTGGTGATTCTCCAAAATTTGCACAACTTTATATATATGACACTGAGAATGAGGTGCAAAATAGACTATCTACATTCAG GAATCAGGATCATCTCAAGCCAGAAATTATGAGGAGGTTGTCTGCTATGCTTGATCACGATAATGCATATGCAAAATCATTTAGAATGGCAAAGGAGAGATTTAAAGCTTCACATATACATGACTGCAAGTTAAAACTCATTTCTGATAGAGCTACCGATGGAAGAATATATAACTTACCGTCTGTTTCTGAAGTTGCTGCTCTTATTGTTGGTGATGTTGACGTGGGGTCAAACAGAGACATAATACTTGAATGGCAAAgtggaaaattgaaaagaataaaTGAGTTATATCCGGGCTATTTAGGTTTGCAATATCCACTTTTATTTCCTTATGGTGAAGATGGATATAGGCATGACGTGCTACATAGAAATAGACCTGGCTCTAAAAAATCCAAACGAAACAAAGTTACTATTAGAGAGTGGATATCTTTCAGACTTCAAATGCGTAGAGATGAAGGGCAAACTTTGTTGAGAGCCAGGAGACTGTTTCAACAGTTTATAGTCGATGCATACACTATGATGGAGTCTGATCGGTTGTCTTATATTAGGAATCATCAAAAAGAGTTGAGAGTTGATAAATATAGCAGTTTGCAAACTTCTCAAGTTGATCATACTCAAAATCAGGGATCAAATAGAGGGAAAAGAATCATATTGCCCTCAACATTTGTAGGAGGTCGTAGGTTCATGGATCAGTTGTATTTTGATGGCATGGCAATCTGTAGTGTCGTTGGCTTTCCTGATTTGTTCCTTACATTCACATGCAATCCAAATTGGCCAGAAATTAAAAGGTTGCTTAAACCAATGAAGTTAACAGCACAAGATCGTCCTGATATTGTCTCTAGAGTTTTCAAGATTAAATTTGAAGAACTAATGACAGATTTAAAGAAGGGAAAAATATTTGGTCGTGTGCTTGCAT ATATATATACAATTGAGTTTCAAAAGAGAGGGTTGCCACATGCGCACATTCTGGTTTTCTTGCATCCAGATAACAAGTATCCAAATCCAGAGGATATTGACAAAATTATTTCAGCTGAAATAACTAACCAAGAACATGAGAGAGAGTTATATCAAATAGTCagttctcatatgatacatggTCCTTGTGGTTCAGCTAATAAATCATCACCATGCATGAAAAATGGGAAATGTTCCAAGTACTTTCCTAAGCAATATCAGAGTGGTACTATTGTTGACAAGGATGGTTATCCAATATACAGGAGAAGAAATAATAGCAACACCGTTGAAAAAGGAGGTATCATTCTTGACAACCGTTATGTTGTTCCCTATAATCCAACACTCTTATTGAAGTATCAGACACATATGAATGTTGAATGGTGTAATCAAAGTACTTCTATAAAGTACTTATTCAAATACATCAACAAAGGGTATGATCGAATCACTGCAGCTATTGTCCCTACTAAAGATCAAAATGGAAATCAAGTTGATGTAATTGATGAAATTAAACAATATCTTGATTGTCGATATATCTCATCATGTGAGGCATGTTGGAGAGTTTTGGCATTTCCAATACATGGTAGATCCCCTGCGGTTGAAAGATGTTATTTTCATCTTCCCGGTGAACATTGTGTGTAttttaatgatgatgatgatattggTTCCGTACTCTCTAAAGCAACTGTTAAAGAATCAATGTTTACATCATGGTTGAATGCAAATAAGATCTATCATGAAGGTAGAAATTTGACTTATGCACAGTTTGTGTCAAAGTTTGTTTACAAGGCAAAAAAAAGATGTTGGCAACTTAGGAAGCGGGGTTACACTGTTGGACGACTTAATTGGGTTCCTCCAATTTCTGGTGAACTTTTTTACTTGAGAATGATGTTAGCTGTTGTTAAGGGACCATGTAGCTATGAAGACATCAGAACTGTGGGCGATATTCTACATCCTACCTTTCGCGAGGCATGCTTTGCAATGGGATTCTTGGAAGATGATAGAGAGTATATTGCAGCTATTAAGGAAGCGAAAGATTGGGGACCAGGTCACTATTTAAGAAAGTTATTTTTAAGATTGCTAATCTCCAACAGCATTACGAGACCTGAGAAAGTGTGGCAGCAAACATGGCAATGGCTATCAGAAGATGTTCTTTATCAACAAAGAAAGCTATCAAATATCCAAG ACTTGCAGCTTAGTGATAATGAATTGCAAAATATAACTCTTATGCTGATTGAAGAGTTACTGCAATCAAATAGAAGAAGTCTGAAGGATTTCCCATCAATGCCTTATCCACAAGGATATGTCACAAATCGTTTGGGAAACAAGCTCATATATGCTGAACGTGATTATGATACAACTAAATTGAATGAGGAGTTCCAGAATTACTTCAAGTCTCTCACAG ATGAGCAAAGGACTATATTTGACACAATCATGAAAGCAGTTTCTGACGAGCAGGGTGGGATGTATTTCTTATATGGTCATGGTGGTACCGGAAAAACATTTATGTGGAAGACACTAGCTTCAGCTTTACGTGCAAAAGGAGATATTGTTTTGACTGTAGCATCCAGTAGGATAGCATCTTTATTGATGCCAGGAGGAAGAACAGCACACTCTAAATTTGCTATCCCAGTGCCTACATCAGAGAACTCAACTTGCAATATTCACCAAGGAAGTGAATTGGCAGGATTACTGAAAGTGGCTAAGCTAATTATATGGGATGAGGCTCCAATGTCACACAAGTTTTGCTTTGAAGCATTAGATAAAAGTCTTAGAGATATCATGAATTGCTCTAATAATGTAAATGCTCCTTTTGCAGGAAAAGTGATTGTCTTTGGGGGTGACTTCAGACAAATTCTTCCAGTTATACCAAAAGGTAGTCGTTCTGATATTGTCAATGCAACAATTAATGCTTCATATCTTTGGGACTATTGCCATGTATTGAAACTCACAAAGAATATGCGTTTACAAAATGATCCAAATAATTTGAATGCAAATGAACTTCAACAATTTTCACAATGGTTATTAGATGTTGGTGATGGaaaacttggtgagccaaatgATGGTTATGCAACTATAGAGATTCCTGAATCATTCCTCATTGTTAATTTTGATGATCCTATATGTGCTATAGTGCAAAGCACTTATCCATATTTGGCAAGAAATTACTTGAAAGAAGAATATTTAAATTCTAGAGCTATTCTTGCATCAACAATTGAGGTTGTGGACAAGCTTAATGATTATGTTCTATCATTAATACCAGGTAATGAAAGAGAATATTTGAGCTCTAATTCAATtgacaaatcagaagcacttcaAAATCCAATACTTCAGACTCTTACACCTGAGTTTCTGAATTCACTTAGAACTTCTGGTCTCCCTAATCACAAGATCAAATTGAAAATTGGTACACCAATCATGTTGATGAGAAATTTAGACCAATGTGAAGGATTATGCAATGGCACAAGAATGATTGTTACACACCTTTCAGATCATGTTATTGGAGCTAAGGAAATCTCTGGAAAGAACAAGGGAGTTGTGACTTACATTACTAGAATGTGCATGTCCCCATCTCAATCACCATGGCCTTTTAAACTTGTAAGGAGACAATTCCCCATTATTGTCTCATATGCTATGACTATCAACAAGTCACAGGGTCAATCACTAGCTAATGTTGGAGTGTATTTGCCTAAGCCAGTGTTTAGTCATGGTCAATTGTATGTGGCCTTTTCTAGAGTTCAAAGTAAACAAGGTTTGAAGATCTTAATACATGATAGTGAAGGAAAACCCTTAAACACAACTACTAATGTTGTGTTCAAGGAGGTCTTTCAAAATTTACAGTAG